The proteins below come from a single Brevundimonas sp. LM2 genomic window:
- a CDS encoding Do family serine endopeptidase — protein sequence MKTSTLALTAALALAACGNANSTKAQDGVFAEPTTRTPPTDVSTMKQSFSPVVREAAPAVVNISARTVQRVQADPFFQMFGGGMPRERVAESAGSGVIVRSDGIVVTNNHVIEGAQQIRVVLNDRREFPAEVILADERSDIAVLRLTGVTEQLPVLAIDDREEQQVGDLVLAIGNPFGVGQTVTNGIISALNRTETGISDSGSFIQTDAAINPGNSGGPLVDMDGDLIGINTAIFSRTGSSSGVGFAVPASMVRRVVDSALGGATAVVRPWLGVKGDSVSAEIARSLGLPRPQGLIVTDVYAGGPGARAGLRQGDVITAVDGAEINDQGGLNFRIGTKDPNDAVAVTVVRDGRAQTLNARVQTLPGDAAGNGQTIAQGPFAGARVAALTPALADRLGGDPFASGAIVIDLTRDSYAFRANGFRPGDVVTQIDGRPVRDLSAVQNASRGSEVSLLRQGRPMSGRVR from the coding sequence ATGAAGACCTCCACCCTCGCCCTGACCGCGGCGCTGGCGCTGGCCGCCTGCGGCAACGCCAACTCCACCAAGGCCCAGGACGGGGTCTTCGCCGAGCCGACCACCCGAACTCCGCCGACCGACGTTTCGACCATGAAACAGAGCTTCTCGCCGGTGGTGCGAGAGGCGGCTCCGGCGGTGGTCAACATCTCGGCCCGCACCGTGCAGCGGGTCCAGGCCGATCCCTTCTTTCAGATGTTCGGCGGCGGCATGCCGCGCGAGCGGGTGGCGGAATCGGCGGGCTCGGGGGTGATCGTGCGGTCGGACGGCATCGTCGTGACCAACAACCACGTCATCGAGGGGGCCCAGCAGATCCGCGTGGTGCTGAACGACCGGCGCGAGTTTCCAGCCGAGGTCATCCTGGCCGACGAGCGGTCGGACATCGCCGTGCTGCGCCTGACCGGCGTGACGGAACAGCTGCCGGTCCTGGCCATCGACGACCGCGAGGAGCAGCAGGTCGGCGACCTGGTCCTGGCCATCGGCAATCCGTTCGGCGTCGGCCAGACCGTGACCAACGGCATCATCTCGGCCCTGAACCGGACCGAGACGGGCATTTCGGACTCGGGATCGTTCATCCAGACCGACGCGGCGATCAATCCGGGCAACTCCGGCGGGCCGCTGGTGGACATGGACGGCGACCTGATCGGCATCAATACGGCCATCTTCTCGCGCACCGGGTCGTCGTCGGGCGTCGGCTTCGCCGTGCCCGCCTCGATGGTGCGGCGGGTGGTGGACTCGGCCCTGGGCGGCGCGACGGCGGTGGTCCGGCCCTGGCTGGGGGTCAAGGGCGACAGCGTCTCGGCCGAGATCGCGCGTTCCCTGGGCCTGCCCCGGCCGCAGGGGCTGATCGTCACCGACGTCTATGCCGGCGGGCCGGGGGCGCGGGCCGGCCTGCGCCAGGGCGACGTGATAACGGCGGTGGACGGGGCCGAGATCAACGACCAGGGCGGGCTGAACTTCCGGATCGGCACCAAGGACCCCAACGATGCCGTGGCCGTGACGGTGGTGCGCGACGGGCGGGCCCAGACACTGAATGCCCGGGTCCAGACCCTGCCGGGCGATGCGGCGGGCAACGGTCAGACCATCGCCCAGGGACCGTTCGCCGGGGCCCGCGTGGCGGCCCTGACCCCGGCCCTGGCCGACCGCCTGGGCGGCGACCCCTTCGCCAGCGGGGCCATCGTCATCGACCTGACGCGGGACAGCTATGCCTTCCGCGCCAACGGCTTCCGGCCCGGCGACGTGGTGACCCAGATCGACGGACGCCCCGTGCGCGACCTGTCCGCCGTCCAGAACGCGAGCCGCGGGTCCGAGGTGTCGCTGCTGCGCCAGGGGCGGCCGATGTCCGGGCGGGTCCGCTAG
- a CDS encoding VOC family protein, whose translation MADPNPPTLMGGVIPYLTIPARGGQAAVEFYRAAFGAEEVFRNLAEDGERLLHSRLLINDGLVMLSDEFPEYGNETDVVPRGVALHLQVDDADEWWNRALTAGAVPMTPLADQVWGDRYGRVMDPFGHVWSIAATIAP comes from the coding sequence ATGGCTGACCCCAATCCCCCGACCCTCATGGGCGGCGTGATCCCCTATCTGACCATCCCCGCGCGCGGCGGACAGGCGGCGGTCGAGTTCTACCGCGCCGCCTTCGGGGCTGAGGAAGTGTTCCGCAATCTGGCCGAGGACGGGGAGCGTCTGCTGCACAGCCGCTTGCTGATCAACGACGGCCTGGTCATGCTGTCCGACGAGTTCCCGGAATACGGCAACGAGACCGACGTCGTCCCGCGCGGCGTGGCCCTGCATCTTCAGGTCGACGACGCCGACGAATGGTGGAACCGCGCCCTGACCGCCGGGGCCGTGCCGATGACGCCCCTGGCCGACCAGGTCTGGGGCGACCGCTACGGTCGGGTCATGGACCCCTTCGGCCACGTCTGGTCCATCGCCGCGACGATCGCGCCCTAG
- a CDS encoding replication-associated recombination protein A, whose amino-acid sequence MSDLFEASGIHPPDAPLADRLRPASLDQVVGQDHLLGEGGPIRRMVEAGRLGSMILWGPPGTGKTTIARLLAKAAGYQYQQISAVFSGVADLKKAFEQARMRRAAGQSTLLFVDEIHRFNRAQQDGFLPFVEEGVVTLVGATTENPSFELNGALLSRSQVFVLKRLDDTALDQLLIRAEAQEGLALPLTPEARQALLALADGDGRYLLTMAETLFALPPEPLDVQALAATLQRRAPAYDKSREEHYNLISALHKSVRGSDPDAALYWLARMLNGGEDPLYLARRIVRMAVEDIGEADPLSLLVANAAKDTYDFLGSPEGELALAQAVVHLATAPKSVGVYEAFKAAKRAAAETGSLMPPAHIRNAPTKLMKSLGYGKGYQYDPDTEEGFSGANFFPDEMERRVFYAPKGEGHEEKVKARLARWAAMRDAKAQTGS is encoded by the coding sequence ATGAGCGATCTTTTCGAGGCCTCCGGCATCCACCCCCCTGACGCACCCCTGGCCGACCGGCTGCGGCCCGCGTCGCTGGACCAGGTGGTGGGCCAGGATCATCTGCTGGGCGAGGGCGGGCCGATCCGGCGCATGGTCGAGGCCGGGCGGCTGGGCTCGATGATCCTGTGGGGCCCACCCGGGACCGGCAAGACCACGATCGCGCGCCTGCTGGCCAAGGCGGCGGGCTATCAGTACCAGCAGATCTCGGCGGTGTTCTCGGGCGTCGCCGACCTGAAGAAGGCGTTCGAACAGGCGCGGATGCGGCGAGCGGCGGGGCAGTCGACCCTGTTGTTCGTGGACGAGATCCATCGTTTCAACCGGGCCCAGCAGGACGGTTTCCTGCCCTTCGTCGAGGAGGGGGTGGTGACCCTGGTCGGGGCCACGACCGAGAACCCGTCGTTCGAGCTGAACGGGGCCCTGCTGTCGCGCAGCCAGGTGTTCGTGCTGAAGCGGCTGGACGATACAGCGCTGGATCAACTGTTGATTCGAGCGGAGGCGCAGGAGGGGCTGGCCCTGCCGCTGACGCCCGAGGCGCGCCAGGCCCTGCTGGCCCTGGCCGACGGCGACGGGCGGTATCTGCTGACCATGGCCGAGACCCTGTTCGCCCTGCCGCCCGAGCCTTTGGACGTCCAGGCCCTGGCGGCGACGCTGCAGCGGCGGGCTCCGGCTTATGACAAATCCAGAGAAGAGCACTATAACCTCATATCGGCGCTGCATAAATCGGTTCGCGGGTCCGATCCTGACGCGGCGCTCTACTGGCTGGCGCGCATGCTGAACGGCGGCGAAGACCCCCTGTATCTGGCGCGGCGGATCGTGCGGATGGCGGTCGAGGACATCGGCGAGGCGGACCCCCTGTCGCTGCTGGTCGCCAATGCTGCCAAGGATACCTACGACTTCCTGGGCTCACCCGAGGGCGAACTGGCCCTGGCCCAGGCGGTGGTGCACCTGGCCACCGCGCCCAAATCGGTCGGCGTCTATGAGGCTTTCAAGGCGGCGAAGCGGGCGGCGGCCGAGACCGGCTCGCTGATGCCGCCGGCCCATATCCGCAACGCGCCCACCAAGCTGATGAAGTCTCTGGGGTACGGCAAGGGCTACCAGTACGACCCCGACACCGAGGAGGGGTTCTCGGGCGCCAACTTCTTCCCCGACGAGATGGAGCGTCGCGTCTTCTATGCGCCCAAGGGCGAGGGGCACGAGGAGAAGGTCAAGGCGCGGCTGGCACGGTGGGCGGCGATGCGGGACGCGAAGGCGCAGACCGGATCCTAG
- a CDS encoding RluA family pseudouridine synthase, translated as MTLRTPVSLTPEEIEAVRSWVILEDASVIAFAKPAGLSSQGGRIQAHTLDDLLWAFARSNGKRPELVHRLDRDTSGVILAAKTKPAASFLGKAIQAHRLTKTYLALVSAAPDPAQGDINVPLVRQEIGRESYMRVAAFDTKGAQGSRSRYRTLKASEDGALVELQPYTGRMHQLRVHMAHIGRPLIGDVRYGGALTAAGQAAPRLMLHAASLTFPHPEGGERTVTAEMPDDFQALTQALNLS; from the coding sequence GTGACCCTAAGAACCCCCGTCTCCCTGACCCCCGAAGAGATCGAAGCCGTGCGGTCGTGGGTGATCCTCGAGGACGCCTCGGTGATCGCCTTCGCCAAGCCGGCGGGGCTGTCGAGCCAGGGCGGGCGGATCCAGGCGCATACGCTGGACGACCTGCTTTGGGCCTTCGCCCGGTCGAACGGCAAGCGGCCGGAGCTGGTCCATCGGCTGGACCGCGATACGTCGGGCGTGATCCTGGCGGCCAAGACCAAGCCGGCGGCGAGTTTCCTGGGCAAGGCGATCCAGGCGCATCGGCTGACGAAGACCTATCTGGCCCTGGTTTCGGCCGCGCCCGACCCGGCCCAGGGTGACATCAACGTACCGCTGGTGCGTCAGGAGATCGGCCGCGAAAGCTACATGCGGGTGGCCGCCTTCGACACCAAGGGGGCCCAGGGGTCGCGCAGCCGCTATCGGACGCTCAAGGCCAGCGAGGATGGGGCCCTGGTCGAACTGCAGCCCTACACCGGGCGCATGCACCAGCTGCGGGTGCATATGGCGCACATCGGACGGCCGCTGATCGGCGACGTCCGCTACGGCGGGGCGCTGACGGCGGCGGGGCAGGCGGCGCCGCGGCTGATGCTGCATGCGGCGTCGCTGACCTTTCCGCATCCGGAGGGCGGCGAGCGGACGGTGACGGCCGAAATGCCCGACGACTTTCAGGCCCTGACCCAGGCGCTCAACCTGTCCTGA
- a CDS encoding DUF2214 family protein produces MLDLTLAIVHHLLVFGLAIMLAMELAYLRAEPVPVPRLSRLDAGYGALAVLVVVVGVARVLWGAKGWVAYEVNPYFWAKIATFTAIGLISALPTIQFLKWSRALKADPGFRPPLAEAARAALWVRIEVLLLLPLVAFAAAMARA; encoded by the coding sequence ATGCTCGATCTGACCCTGGCCATCGTCCACCACCTGCTGGTGTTCGGACTGGCGATCATGCTGGCCATGGAACTGGCCTATCTGCGGGCCGAGCCCGTTCCGGTGCCCCGCCTGTCGCGGCTGGACGCCGGCTATGGGGCCTTGGCCGTCCTGGTCGTGGTCGTCGGCGTCGCCCGGGTGCTGTGGGGGGCCAAGGGCTGGGTCGCCTATGAGGTCAATCCTTACTTTTGGGCCAAGATCGCCACCTTCACCGCGATTGGCTTGATCTCCGCCCTGCCCACGATCCAGTTCCTCAAATGGAGCAGGGCGCTGAAGGCGGACCCCGGCTTCCGCCCGCCCCTCGCCGAGGCCGCCCGGGCCGCCCTGTGGGTGCGGATCGAGGTCCTGCTGCTGTTGCCCCTCGTCGCCTTCGCGGCGGCGATGGCCAGAGCCTGA
- the crcB gene encoding fluoride efflux transporter CrcB, producing MTRFLLVAIGGALGSMARYGVGLAAGRMFPGSAWPWATLTVNVFGGLAMGLLVGWLGLRAGAGQETLRVFAAVGLLGGFTTFSAFSLETVGMIERRDYGLAAAYVGLSVVLAIVALMVGLMVARRAFGATL from the coding sequence ATGACACGATTTCTGCTGGTCGCCATCGGCGGGGCCCTGGGCTCCATGGCGCGCTATGGCGTGGGGCTGGCGGCCGGGCGGATGTTCCCAGGCAGCGCCTGGCCGTGGGCCACCCTGACGGTCAATGTCTTCGGTGGCCTGGCCATGGGTCTGCTGGTCGGCTGGCTGGGCCTGCGGGCCGGGGCCGGGCAGGAAACGCTGCGGGTGTTCGCCGCCGTCGGCCTGCTGGGCGGGTTCACCACCTTCAGCGCCTTCTCGCTGGAGACGGTGGGGATGATCGAGCGGCGGGACTATGGGCTGGCGGCGGCCTATGTTGGCCTGTCGGTCGTGCTGGCGATCGTCGCCCTGATGGTCGGGCTGATGGTCGCCCGGCGCGCGTTTGGAGCGACCCTGTGA
- a CDS encoding RluA family pseudouridine synthase, producing the protein MSYDPTETAPVAPEPKGPVGAREAQILYVAEAEDGIRLDRWFRRRWPHLSNIQVQKMARGGQIRVDGARIKPEGRLTAGAAVRVPPIPEPIVRPPGEHMALTPADVAFAKSMVIYEDDLVIALNKPWGLAVQGGTKTTRHVDRLLSAWGEGMDRPRLVHRLDRDTSGVLLLGKGPEAAKRLAGAFARRQAKKTYWALVMGLPKPAEGQINVHLKKSGINDYEIMRPADPKDPGAEPAETAFAVISHAGMRASWMALRPFTGRTHQLRAHMKAIGHPILGDPKYGDEASNQLSGPLKLQLHARRIELDHPSGGTLVVEAPISAELRAGFQHFGFDEGEADHDPFAGVRRQR; encoded by the coding sequence GTGAGCTACGACCCCACCGAGACCGCACCGGTTGCGCCCGAGCCCAAGGGGCCGGTCGGGGCGCGCGAGGCCCAGATCCTGTATGTCGCCGAGGCCGAGGACGGCATCCGCCTGGACCGCTGGTTCCGCCGGCGCTGGCCGCACCTGTCCAACATCCAGGTGCAGAAGATGGCGCGCGGGGGCCAGATCCGCGTCGACGGGGCCCGGATCAAGCCCGAGGGCAGGCTGACGGCCGGGGCTGCCGTGCGGGTGCCGCCGATCCCCGAGCCCATCGTGCGGCCGCCGGGCGAGCACATGGCCTTGACCCCCGCCGACGTGGCCTTCGCCAAGTCGATGGTGATCTATGAGGACGACCTGGTCATCGCCCTGAACAAGCCCTGGGGCCTGGCGGTGCAGGGCGGGACCAAGACGACGCGCCACGTCGACCGGCTGCTGTCGGCCTGGGGCGAGGGCATGGACCGGCCGCGGCTGGTGCACCGGCTGGACCGCGACACCTCGGGCGTGCTGCTGCTGGGCAAGGGGCCGGAGGCGGCCAAGCGGCTGGCGGGGGCCTTCGCGCGGCGTCAGGCCAAGAAGACCTACTGGGCCCTGGTCATGGGCCTGCCCAAGCCGGCGGAGGGGCAGATCAATGTCCATCTGAAGAAGTCGGGCATCAACGACTACGAGATCATGCGCCCGGCCGACCCCAAGGACCCCGGGGCCGAGCCGGCCGAGACGGCCTTCGCGGTGATCAGCCATGCGGGCATGCGGGCCTCGTGGATGGCGCTGAGGCCCTTCACCGGGCGGACGCACCAGCTGCGGGCCCATATGAAGGCGATTGGCCATCCGATCCTGGGCGATCCCAAATACGGCGACGAGGCCTCCAACCAGTTGAGCGGGCCGCTGAAGCTGCAGCTGCACGCGCGCCGGATCGAGCTGGACCATCCGTCCGGCGGGACCCTGGTGGTCGAGGCCCCGATCAGCGCCGAGCTGCGCGCCGGCTTCCAGCATTTCGGCTTCGACGAGGGCGAGGCGGATCACGACCCGTTCGCGGGGGTGAGGCGGCAGCGGTGA
- a CDS encoding HAD-IA family hydrolase — MRPLAIFDIDGTLVDSRASILQAATEAARDLGLPDPHYDRVRQIVGLSLPHALAVLEPDLGPDELERFTEAFRASFGRMFDAGHEEPLYDGAMDLLTRLHRDGWRLSLATGQNRRGVARNLARAGWAELFVSSHCAEDGPGKPDPAMIHAALAAAGAHPAQAIMIGDTGHDIRMALNAGVRAQGVAWGFHTVEEQIAAGAPHVAADFEDLEAALNRFAAQTAERAIA; from the coding sequence GTGAGACCCCTCGCCATCTTCGACATCGACGGCACCCTGGTCGACAGCCGGGCCTCGATCCTGCAGGCGGCGACCGAGGCGGCGCGCGACCTGGGCCTGCCCGACCCCCACTACGACCGGGTGCGCCAGATCGTCGGCCTGAGCCTGCCGCACGCCCTGGCGGTGCTGGAGCCGGACCTGGGCCCCGACGAGCTGGAGCGGTTCACCGAGGCCTTCCGCGCCAGTTTCGGACGCATGTTCGACGCCGGCCATGAGGAGCCTCTTTACGACGGGGCCATGGACCTGCTGACCCGGCTCCACCGCGACGGCTGGCGGCTGTCGCTGGCCACGGGGCAGAACCGGCGCGGCGTGGCGCGCAACCTGGCGCGGGCAGGCTGGGCCGAGCTGTTCGTCTCGTCCCACTGCGCCGAGGACGGGCCGGGCAAGCCCGATCCGGCCATGATCCATGCCGCCCTGGCCGCCGCCGGGGCCCATCCGGCGCAGGCCATCATGATCGGTGACACCGGCCACGACATTCGCATGGCCCTGAACGCCGGGGTCCGGGCCCAGGGCGTGGCCTGGGGTTTCCACACGGTCGAGGAACAGATCGCCGCCGGAGCCCCGCATGTGGCCGCCGATTTCGAGGATTTGGAAGCCGCCCTGAACCGTTTCGCCGCCCAGACCGCCGAGAGAGCCATCGCATGA
- a CDS encoding ATP12 family chaperone protein — translation MSHIPPLDPRVAAKKGFRESEERLKRFWTEASVASEGEGFVVLLDGRAPKTPAHARIVLPTEAAARMVADEWAAQGEFIDPGTMPATRLAATAIDRVSQTREPVADEIAAYVGSDLLCYLAEHPGNLVAEQAREWAPWRDWASGELGVQVEATQGIIHRPQPPESIARVRDLALELDDFALTGLATAVPLLGSAILGLALQRGALSGQAAFDLSRLDEAFQERQWGIDADNADRTEARRAEAVLLDRWFRAL, via the coding sequence ATGAGCCATATCCCGCCGCTGGACCCCCGGGTCGCCGCCAAGAAGGGGTTCCGCGAATCCGAGGAGCGGCTGAAGCGGTTCTGGACCGAGGCCTCGGTCGCGTCGGAGGGCGAGGGGTTTGTCGTCCTGCTGGACGGGCGCGCCCCCAAGACGCCGGCCCATGCCCGCATCGTCCTGCCGACCGAGGCCGCCGCGCGGATGGTGGCCGACGAATGGGCGGCGCAGGGCGAGTTCATCGACCCCGGCACCATGCCCGCCACCCGCCTGGCCGCCACCGCCATCGACCGGGTCAGCCAGACGCGCGAACCCGTCGCCGACGAGATCGCGGCCTATGTCGGCTCGGACCTGCTCTGCTACCTGGCCGAACACCCCGGCAACCTGGTCGCCGAACAGGCGCGCGAATGGGCCCCCTGGCGGGACTGGGCGTCTGGAGAGCTGGGCGTCCAGGTCGAGGCGACGCAGGGGATCATCCACCGGCCGCAGCCGCCAGAAAGCATCGCCCGGGTGCGCGATCTGGCGCTGGAACTGGACGATTTCGCCCTGACCGGGCTGGCGACGGCGGTGCCGTTGCTGGGCAGCGCCATCTTGGGGCTGGCGCTGCAACGCGGGGCGCTGTCGGGGCAGGCGGCCTTCGACCTGAGCCGGCTGGACGAGGCCTTCCAGGAACGCCAGTGGGGCATCGACGCCGACAACGCCGACCGCACCGAGGCGCGCCGGGCGGAGGCGGTGCTGCTGGACCGGTGGTTCCGGGCGCTTTAA
- a CDS encoding acyl-CoA carboxylase subunit beta yields the protein MKAILEQLEIRREAARQGGGPARIAAQHAKGKLTARERIEVLLDEDSFEETDMFVEHRSHDFGMETQRIPGDGVVTGRGTIGGRLVYVFSKDFTVFGGSLSGAHAAKIVKLQTMALTNGAPIIGLFDAGGARIQEGVESLAGYADIFLQNTLASGVIPQISVIMGPCAGGDVYSPAITDFIFMVKDTSYMYVTGPDVVKTVTNEVVSHEDLGGARVHAGKSGVADGAFENDLEALSEVRRLIGFLPLSNRETPPVRESYDDPERDEASLDTLVPANPNQPYDIKELILKTVDEAEFFEIGADFARNIVCGFGRLDGQSVGIVANQPQVLAGVLDIDSSRKAARFVRFCDAFSIPLVTFVDVPGFMPGTRQEYGGLIKHGAKLLFAYAEATVPKLTVITRKAYGGAYDVMSSKHLRGDVNYAWPSAEIAVMGAKGAVEIIFRKEAGDPVALAAREAEYKERFANPFVAAGLGYIDDVIMPHGTRRRLIRALRTLKGKVQTNPWKKHDNIPL from the coding sequence ATGAAAGCCATTCTCGAACAGCTGGAAATCCGTCGCGAGGCCGCGCGGCAGGGCGGTGGCCCCGCCCGCATCGCGGCCCAGCACGCCAAGGGCAAGCTGACCGCGCGCGAGCGGATCGAGGTGCTGCTGGACGAGGACAGTTTCGAAGAGACCGACATGTTCGTGGAGCATCGCAGCCACGATTTCGGCATGGAGACCCAGCGCATCCCCGGCGACGGGGTGGTCACCGGCCGGGGCACCATCGGCGGCCGGCTGGTCTATGTCTTCTCCAAGGATTTCACCGTCTTCGGCGGGTCCCTGAGCGGCGCGCATGCGGCCAAGATCGTCAAGCTGCAGACCATGGCCCTGACCAATGGCGCGCCCATCATCGGCCTGTTCGACGCCGGCGGGGCGCGGATCCAGGAGGGGGTGGAGAGCCTGGCGGGCTATGCCGACATCTTCCTGCAGAACACCCTGGCCAGTGGTGTCATCCCCCAGATCAGCGTGATCATGGGGCCGTGCGCCGGGGGCGACGTCTATTCGCCCGCCATCACCGACTTCATCTTCATGGTGAAGGACACGTCCTACATGTACGTCACCGGCCCGGACGTGGTGAAGACGGTCACCAACGAGGTGGTCAGCCACGAGGACCTGGGCGGGGCGCGAGTGCATGCGGGCAAGTCGGGCGTCGCCGACGGCGCGTTCGAGAACGACCTGGAGGCCCTGTCCGAGGTCCGCCGCCTGATCGGCTTCCTGCCGCTGTCGAACCGCGAGACGCCGCCGGTGCGCGAGTCGTACGACGATCCGGAGCGGGACGAGGCGTCACTGGACACCCTGGTGCCGGCCAATCCGAACCAGCCCTATGACATCAAGGAGCTGATCCTGAAGACGGTCGACGAAGCCGAGTTCTTCGAGATCGGGGCGGACTTCGCCCGGAACATCGTCTGCGGCTTCGGCCGGCTGGACGGCCAGTCGGTCGGCATCGTCGCCAACCAGCCCCAGGTCCTGGCCGGGGTGCTGGACATCGACAGCAGCCGCAAGGCCGCGCGGTTCGTGCGCTTCTGCGACGCCTTTTCGATCCCGCTGGTGACCTTCGTCGACGTGCCCGGCTTCATGCCCGGCACGCGCCAGGAATACGGCGGCCTGATCAAGCACGGGGCCAAGCTGCTGTTCGCCTATGCCGAGGCCACGGTGCCCAAACTGACGGTGATCACGCGCAAGGCCTATGGCGGTGCCTATGACGTGATGAGCAGCAAGCACCTGCGCGGCGACGTCAACTACGCCTGGCCCTCGGCCGAGATCGCGGTGATGGGGGCCAAGGGCGCGGTCGAGATCATCTTCCGCAAGGAGGCCGGCGACCCGGTGGCCCTGGCGGCGCGCGAGGCCGAGTACAAGGAACGCTTCGCCAACCCCTTCGTCGCGGCGGGACTGGGATACATCGACGACGTGATCATGCCGCACGGCACGCGGCGACGGCTGATCCGGGCGCTACGGACGCTGAAGGGGAAGGTGCAGACGAACCCGTGGAAGAAGCACGATAATATTCCGCTGTAG